TTGATATATCATGGattttctttttaccttcaTCCATTTAGCATTTAATTTTGTTCTAGAAACTTGGTGTGTTATAGGTGCACTGAGAATTTTTGCAGGATTATTTATATAACTGTGTTAAATATCTGATGCCATATGCATGAGTGGGAATGCATCTAACGGTAGCTACAGAATTTATACTTGTGTCAATTGTTGTTCATGTGAGTATGGCCATGACGTCCTCTGCTATTATGTATAAACTGATATTGTTTTCAGATTCAGTACGAATTTATACTTGTGTCAATTGTTGTTCATGTGAGTATGGCCATGACGTCTTCTGCTATTATGTATAAACTGATAGTGTTTTCAGATTCAGTAGTGCCTCGATCGAGGTATTTACATTTGTCTTTCGCTGGTGGTCTTGTCGCTGAGTGACATTGTTGCTAACTTTCTATGAGATGGTCTGTAGGATGAGTAAAGCTTTTGTCATGTACAGATAAATTGAGGCGTGTACAGGTGAATGAGAGGAAGGAGAGTTAATCGGAAAGGCTCTCCTGCACTTGTTTGAGGGTGTTTCTGAGATGGGATGGGCCAAATGGTATGATTGTTCCTTGTTGGATGTTAGAAATGGGAAATGGGAGGGGCTCTCCTCGCCCTCCCCCAACGCGCTTTCAATTGGAAGATGGATGGTATAATTGTTTTTCTTGCTGGTTGATTACTTGTTCTATCTAGGCAAATTTTGTTGGTCTTGATCATGTTACTTGAGGGATTATATGATTTATTTATGATATGTGGGTCGCGTGTGGTGTGATGGTCCCATGGAGAAGAGAAAATCACATTTGTCCTTGGATGCTCATGCTTACTAATATTTCAAGTTAAATCACAGCTTGAAAGGGACTTCCTAGccgccgggggggggggggggggggggggggaaggaCAAACGGCAGTAAACTTCACCTAGTCCTATTTTTGGACCAAGGAAAAACGCAAGGCACTTGAACCCAATTTTATACTAATTAACAGAGACTCTGCGTGTAATCAATCACCTAATATCAAATTATTCATTCCAATAATCGAAAAGATGTATGTATACTTTTGAATTTGATCTTGAAAAACTGTATGTTGTGATTGAGCTTGTCTAACTTATATCTTTCAAACACTTGAACCGCTAATTGAGTGATAAGGATGGTGTCTATATCATTTTGATGATCGGGGTTGGAATCTTCTCTCTCCcgatttaaaaaagaaaaagaaaagagtttgtatctttcaagattcGGATGAATTCAAGTGTATCTCGGTTCGTGTCGCTTCGAATGATATTGAGATACGTGTAACCCGGTGGGCCCTCGTAGTATGCCAAACGACGCAGTTTGAAAAAGTCGACCTGGTCTCTTGTTCCTCTTAAACCCTGAGATTGGTGGGTTAAAAACCCTAGCCTCCCCTTTCCCTCTTTCGTCTACTCTCTTCGTTTGAGATCAACAACAATGGTACCCAATTCTCTTATCCTCTCACACTCTCTGTTGAAATTTATTGTTATTGAATCCATTAATCGATTGTATTGATGTTTATGGTTCTGTTTAGCAGACAGAAGTAGTGAACCCTAAGGCGTATCCTCTTGCTGATGCGCAGCTCTCCATAACAATTTTGGATCTTGTTCAACAAGCCGCTAACTACAAGCAGCTCAAAAAGGGCGCTAATGAAGGTATGGATATTCAGCTGCATATACGTCTACTTGTGTAGTTAATTCCTCTGTTACGTTGGGGCGTTGTCAGTCTAATTTatgtggcttttttttttttttgttgatgattgGGTTTATAGCCACTAAAACCCTGAACAGGGGTATCTCTGAGTTTGTGGTAATGGCTGCCGATACTGAGCCACTTGAGATTCTTCTCCATCTTCCCTTACTCGCCGAGGATAAGGTAATTGATATTTTTCATGAAAAGTATTGGGATTATTTAAAGTTCAAAGCTTTGTATTGATGGAATATTGTGTtagtttcatatattttttcagTTTACTATAACTCGCCTTTTTCTTTCATAATGCACTTCATTTATTCTGTTAAACATTTGGTTTGTCGTTGTTCTTCATCTAGTTTTTGCTATCGTCAACAATTCTAGGTTGAATTTTCACAACCTATATATCTATCCACTGTCCTAACTTGATTTTCACAACCTTTATATATGAGTCACTGAATGCTGGATCCAAATCAATGTGAGTTAGATAGCAAGATAATGAGCCAATTGTTTTGAGATTACTCCTTGCAACCCTAATTATGCCTGTTGGATGTGAGTGACTTGTTTGGATCCCTTTTCCCTAGTCGAAACAAGCAACAATCAGTGGATTAGCCAAGTTGGGTCAGGCTTCCCCAAGCCCTTGCTTGGCTCATTCCTCAGGCCTTTTAGGGCTGCTCGTGATTTGTGAACCACTGAACCTCCATAGTAAATAAGTTCTATGCTACCCCCTAGCTTGGCTTGTTTATAAGCAAACGGAGCCCAAGCCGAGCCCATATAGAGGCCATTGCAAGCTGCTCATAAGCAGCTCTGCCTGTTTACATCCATATCCATGATTTTCTACTAccaaaatccaaaatgatattttCTTATGGTTGAGTGTTGGGTTTTTCTCGCCTCTgcatatttttttcaattgttttctAATGTACTAGTATCAGCTATAAAActagattttttgttttgtatttggcAGAATGTACCCTATGTATTTGTTCCTTCAAAGCAAGCACTTGGCCGTGCATGCGGCGTCAcaagacctgttattgcctgtTCTGTGACCTCTAATGAGGGTAGCCAATTGAAACCCCAAATACAACAGCTCAAGGTAATTTATTATGGAAAGTTCCTTTATAGGCATTACTCATTAGATACCTTTATTATAGATTGCATGTCTAAGCTTTTTCCCCCATTCCTATGGCATTTGCAGGAAGCCATTGAGAGACTCTTGATCTAGACTTGTGTATTGGTGATCGGTGTGACGGGCCTCTTGGATTGTGATTGTTGCTCCTTTGGAGAGGCTTTGACTGACGAAGTTGTGCTCAAGAAGAGAACATGAATTGTTGACTGCTATTAATATTTTCCTCTTATGTACTATTGGAACAATACTTGACAAGCGTTGGACGAAGTATGCTATAATTTTCAAGTTAAAGCTTGTTTGAAACTTTGATACGATTCAGTACTTTTTTGGTTGGAGTGAATATAGGTTTTTTTCCCCTGAGCATATTACTCTAGTTATTGGCCTTGAGTTTTTTTTCGAGGTGTTGAGCTCCCATTTTGAAAGCAACGCATATTATGAAAGTTGTGTACAAAAgaatcaaagttcaaagattTTTTGTGATTGATCATGTGAATATGTATGAAGAGTTCCTTTCAAGAATATGTGAACTCCTCCACAGTTGTAAGATTCTGCCACTCGAAGACATTTCAGATGGGGTGGAGAACATATCCTCTTCTTTTGTCGGACTGTTTTTAGGTCATGGCATTGGAGAGAAGATTGATTATTAGAATTGCAGATCAACCCTTTGTCTATAGTACAAGTCATTCTCCacattctcaaatctcaatgtAGGAATTTTGAGGTTTGGGCTTGTGATTCTGTAGCAGTAATGCTCGCTTTGGATCAAAGCTTAATGGGACCGTTAAAAAAGCCGCCATGTTTTCAAATGATCCAAAGAACCGTTGCGACCTCCAAAGAAATCACTCTCCTTTCAAAGAACTGCAAAACTGTACACCAACTCAAGCAGCTTCACGCCCATCTCCTTGAAACCAACCAACCCAGAAACCTGTTTGCGATTGCCCCGCTCCTTAATGCAGCTGCAACGTCTAACAATGCTTCTTTCTTCTCCTACGCTCGGTGGGTTTTCGGTCGACTTTGTCACCGCAATACATTCATATACAATTCCATGGTCAGAGGTTATATGCAAATGAATCTGCCGACAGATGCCGTGTTTTGTTATTTAGACATGTTGAATTGTGGATTTGAAGCTAATAATTATACGTTTCCACCATTGATTAAAGCTTGTAAGATTCTTGTTTCTAGTGCTTCGTGTGTAAAGAACAGTATCGGTCATGTAGTGCATGGCCATGCTGTTAAATTTGGATTTGGTTGCGACCCTTTTGTTCTTAGTGCGTTGATTGAGCTATACTCTTCCGTTCATGAGATTGAAACTGCACGGAAGCTGTTTGATAGTAGTTTCGAGAGGGATGTGGTGGTGTGGACAGCGATGGTTGATGGGTATGGAAAAGTGGGGAATGTTGAGAGTGCACGGAAATTGTTTGAGAAAATGCCTGAGAGGAACACAATATCCTGGAGTGCTATGATGGCTGCATATTCTCGGGATAGCAACTTCAATGAGGTGCTTTGTTTGTTTAGGCGAATGCAAGAAGTTGGCACAAGGCCTAATGAGTCTGCGCTTGTCAGTGTTCTCACTGCCTGCGCTCATCTCGGCACTGTCACACAAGGATGGTGGGTTCATTCCTATGCTAAGTGCTATAGACTCGTCTCAAACCCAATCTTGGCTACTGCACTGGTTGATATGTACTCAAAATGTGGTTATGTGGATTCAGCCTGCTCCGTTTTTGATGGTATTTATGACAAGGATGCTGGGGCCTGGAATGCCATGATATCTGGTGTTGCAATGAATGGTGATGCAAGAAAATCGCTTGAATTGTTCAATCAAATGATTGCAAGTGGTACTCAACCTACAGAAACCACATTTGTTGCTCTACTCACTGCATGCACACATGCAAGGATGGTCAAAGAGGGCGTCAAGTTATTTGAAGAAATGGGTTCGGTGTATGGAGTTGAACCTAAATTGGAGCACTATGCATGTGTTGTTGATCTTCTGGCTAGAGCAGGTTTGGTAGAGGAAGCTGAAAAGTTTATAGAGGAGAAGATAGGAGGATTTGAAGGAGGAGATGCAAACGTATGGGGAGCACTTCTGGGGGCATGTAGAATTTACGGGAATGTTGAGTTTGGAAACAGAGTTTGGAAAAAACTAGCTGATATGGGAATAGCTGATTATGGTACTCATCTGCTCTCTTACAATATATATAGAGAAGCAGGCTGGGATACAGAGGCAAAGAGAGTCAGAAAATTGATATCAGAGGTTGGAATGAAGAAGAAACCTGGCTGCAGTGTTATAGAAGTGAATGGTGCTGTAGAAGAGTTCCTCGCAGGTGATTTTTACCATCCACAAGCACCAGAAATATACAAGATGCTGGATTCCTTTTCCAAACTTGTTAATTTGGAGGAACTTTTGCAGTTCTATACAATATCTCTAGCCAAAATATCTTAAACATAAAATTCACCAATTTGGAAGGATGTATTTGTTACCCAGGAACTCATATGTGGTGCTGCTCTCTTTAGCTGTTTCTTTAAGTGATCAATTGTTCATGGTTTGCTCAGTTTTCAGTTATTTACTTGTTATGATTAATGTTGCTTGTCTTCTCAGGATAAGTATGCTACAATCTGAAGGTGTTCAAGAGACTTGTAATGTAACTTCACTTGAACAAACGACAATACTAAAGCTGGCCGTATGAGATGACTTCAGCAGTAAAAATTCATTATCCAGTGTGAAATTTAATTTGAGAAATTTTTGAGTTTTACTTATGGAAGAATAATGTAGGAATTTTCTAGTATGAATCTTTTGAAATACAATCTGGACTAACGTATGTTCTGGATTATATAAGTAACTACAGTTGAGTTAGATCAACTAAGACAGGATGGTGGCTCAACCATTCCAATAGCATTCCCGTGGGCATTTGTGCAAGAGGAAGTGACTCTCTTTCCAGTCATGGCAGATGTCAGCTTTATGGACTGTAAAATGATTCCAGTGCAACCTACAGCCCAGCTGCAATTGAGACTGATTGCCACATCCGTTGTCGATGTTCCAGAGAAATTATCAAAGGTAACATTGCTTATATGCACTCCAGTTTTCTTTtgccaagaaagaaaaatctttGTTAGATTCATATATAGAGTATCCAACATAAGTCAAACTGAAGAAAAGAGGTATATAGTGTTACCATTTCCTTGCAAGCATCCCCTTTGAGACAGTAATTTTGATCAATTATTATCGGGTAATTCACTGAGTCGAATTTGCAGTTCTTATATGAGATGTCTCGAACGTAGCCCCTCCCAGCCTTGAAGCATAGCATCGCTGATATAATTCTCATACACAATGCATAATATATGAATAGATGTGGTTGTGATCACATACCTGCCAAGTTTTTATCCTAGCTCCATTGGTAGTGTTGGTGAAACTTACATTTGTCACATGAATGTTCTCTACCTGCACTACATTGCCATCCTTCCCCAAGCTTCCAATACTGTTATCAAATATAGCGGATAGAGAATCATGTTATCAATATTGAAACAAGTTTCTCAGATATTGTGTTTGTTGTTTCAGGTTTCATTGACCTAACAAAGTCTACTGAATGCCGCATTACTTGCCTTATTCCATGGCCAGGTCCGCATTCTACGTCTGAGATCCTAATGTTGGAAGTGTAGTCACCAATTGAAACACAGTCATCACCTGTTTTATGTTCAAGTCAAGTGATTTCTTGAATTAGAACTTAGGATATACATACATTGACAAGAGTAAATGTTACCGGAGCCTATAATGGAGTTTGTGATGGAAATGTTTTGAGCTGCTTGGATGTGGATGCCATCAGTGTTAGGGCTGTTTCCAGGAGAGTCGATCAAGATACTGTCAATGTCAATTCCGGATGAGCCGTATATTAGGACATGCACTTGTGGGCTGTTGATGAAGTGAACATTACTGAGAGTAATGTTATTGCATAGTTGGAAACTCAATGCCTGTGGTTCAATGTATGTATGAATCAGTTTCTCTTGGGAAGTTATGATCAATTAAAAAGTACACTATAAAGTGAATGAAGGAGTACTTACAGTTGGTGCCAATGAAGTGCAGCCTTTCTGGAAAATATGGAGAAACATGAGAACCAGAATCATGTTAAGTTTTTATGGACATGATGAGTAGCTTTTGCTAGATTTTATATTACCAGGCCTTGGTGATCTCTACATGATTGATCCCACCAACCCTCTCCCCGGCCATCAAATCCACCACAACCGGCTATGCTAAGGCCGGTCACCCCTCTAAATGTCAGCCATCTCCCTGGATCAAACCTGCTCCATGTTTTTGGTGAGCTCGGTGCTGCAATTACTCCTAGTATCTGTGGATCGACCAATCAAAACTAATGATGCTATGCAAATACTATAATTTTAGAAAACAGTGAATATATTTTCGCACTCGAAGTGTGAGGTGCTTAGGCTTGCATGGACCGTTAAAGACAACTGGATTTAACAAGAAGGTCTTGCCAGGTGGAACAGTCAATACAGGATCTTCGGTGGTGGTATTACAGAAATCATTccatgcccttaggaatgcctgTCAAAGAGGCCAAACCAAATTGATGTGAGAAACAGTTCCAACTAGTGTTACTTTAACTAATTATAGAAGAAAGTAAAGAAAAACTACTACATGTGAACTATCTTCAGTGGTGCCAGGAAGAGCTCCATAGTCCAGGACATTGAACTGGCTTCGATTTGGTTTGGCAAatgagaagattgttgtagaaACCAATACAAAAATACGTAGAAAAACAAACTTATCCTGCGATGAAGAATCAGTAGTGCATTAGTAGCA
This genomic window from Tripterygium wilfordii isolate XIE 37 chromosome 9, ASM1340144v1, whole genome shotgun sequence contains:
- the LOC120005216 gene encoding NHP2-like protein 1 isoform X2 is translated as MTEVVNPKAYPLADAQLSITILDLVQQAANYKQLKKGANEATKTLNRGISEFVVMAADTEPLEILLHLPLLAEDKNVPYVFVPSKQALGRACGVTRPVIACSVTSNEGSQLKPQIQQLKEAIERLLI
- the LOC120005216 gene encoding NHP2-like protein 1 isoform X1 → MQTEVVNPKAYPLADAQLSITILDLVQQAANYKQLKKGANEATKTLNRGISEFVVMAADTEPLEILLHLPLLAEDKNVPYVFVPSKQALGRACGVTRPVIACSVTSNEGSQLKPQIQQLKEAIERLLI
- the LOC120005212 gene encoding pentatricopeptide repeat-containing protein At5g48910-like isoform X2, producing the protein MLALDQSLMGPLKKPPCFQMIQRTVATSKEITLLSKNCKTVHQLKQLHAHLLETNQPRNLFAIAPLLNAAATSNNASFFSYARWVFGRLCHRNTFIYNSMVRGYMQMNLPTDAVFCYLDMLNCGFEANNYTFPPLIKACKILVSSASCVKNSIGHVVHGHAVKFGFGCDPFVLSALIELYSSVHEIETARKLFDSSFERDVVVWTAMVDGYGKVGNVESARKLFEKMPERNTISWSAMMAAYSRDSNFNEVLCLFRRMQEVGTRPNESALVSVLTACAHLGTVTQGWWVHSYAKCYRLVSNPILATALVDMYSKCGYVDSACSVFDGIYDKDAGAWNAMISGVAMNGDARKSLELFNQMIASGTQPTETTFVALLTACTHARMVKEGVKLFEEMGSVYGVEPKLEHYACVVDLLARAGLVEEAEKFIEEKIGGFEGGDANVWGALLGACRIYGNVEFGNRVWKKLADMGIADYGTHLLSYNIYREAGWDTEAKRVRKLISEVGMKKKPGCSVIEVNGAVEEFLAG
- the LOC120005212 gene encoding pentatricopeptide repeat-containing protein At5g48910-like isoform X1, translated to MLALDQSLMGPLKKPPCFQMIQRTVATSKEITLLSKNCKTVHQLKQLHAHLLETNQPRNLFAIAPLLNAAATSNNASFFSYARWVFGRLCHRNTFIYNSMVRGYMQMNLPTDAVFCYLDMLNCGFEANNYTFPPLIKACKILVSSASCVKNSIGHVVHGHAVKFGFGCDPFVLSALIELYSSVHEIETARKLFDSSFERDVVVWTAMVDGYGKVGNVESARKLFEKMPERNTISWSAMMAAYSRDSNFNEVLCLFRRMQEVGTRPNESALVSVLTACAHLGTVTQGWWVHSYAKCYRLVSNPILATALVDMYSKCGYVDSACSVFDGIYDKDAGAWNAMISGVAMNGDARKSLELFNQMIASGTQPTETTFVALLTACTHARMVKEGVKLFEEMGSVYGVEPKLEHYACVVDLLARAGLVEEAEKFIEEKIGGFEGGDANVWGALLGACRIYGNVEFGNRVWKKLADMGIADYGTHLLSYNIYREAGWDTEAKRVRKLISEVGMKKKPGCSVIEVNGAVEEFLAGDFYHPQAPEIYKMLDSFSKLVNLEELLQFYTISLAKIS
- the LOC120005396 gene encoding polygalacturonase-like, with translation MKDLDLNRERESFTSLPKFRSILGWYPVRNEAVASAALTNTLYCPTFQFPKDILQFIKRDGKTQNTKNAIAIAIAIAIAMDKFVFLRIFVLVSTTIFSFAKPNRSQFNVLDYGALPGTTEDSSHAFLRAWNDFCNTTTEDPVLTVPPGKTFLLNPVVFNGPCKPKHLTLRILGVIAAPSSPKTWSRFDPGRWLTFRGVTGLSIAGCGGFDGRGEGWWDQSCRDHQGLKGCTSLAPTALSFQLCNNITLSNVHFINSPQVHVLIYGSSGIDIDSILIDSPGNSPNTDGIHIQAAQNISITNSIIGSGDDCVSIGDYTSNIRISDVECGPGHGISIGSLGKDGNVVQVENIHVTNVSFTNTTNGARIKTWQAGRGYVRDISYKNCKFDSVNYPIIIDQNYCLKGDACKEMKTGVHISNVTFDNFSGTSTTDVAISLNCSWAVGCTGIILQSIKLTSAMTGKRVTSSCTNAHGNAIGMVEPPSCLS